A stretch of the Aspergillus puulaauensis MK2 DNA, chromosome 6, nearly complete sequence genome encodes the following:
- a CDS encoding uncharacterized protein (COG:G;~EggNog:ENOG410Q199;~InterPro:IPR011701,IPR036259;~PFAM:PF07690;~TransMembrane:12 (i49-70o90-109i116-134o140-165i177-198o204-224i319-345o365-387i399-421o427-452i459-481o493-519i);~go_function: GO:0022857 - transmembrane transporter activity [Evidence IEA];~go_process: GO:0055085 - transmembrane transport [Evidence IEA]), translating into MSSSQNIDPAWPPGTVRLEDLSQSEVILEPRPSRDPNDPLNWPQWRKHLNFGLVSYYVVMVMALVNVATVTWGPLNLELNFTFALLNDSYAAGCGALAIGGVFLIPFALKFGRRPVYVLSTAIQCGISVWSARMQNVVDLMLVNILSCIVGALAEVMVQMTVADVYFVHERGLMNTIYYWFMTVGTTLAPLAGGYITLSQGWRWVWWWMAILFGAGLVAFFFLYEETMFSASLIDGVPVINEAVPERNSSKKESGAPVPQNINAAKDETMPYDPVHIDYSIPKKTYWRKLALWANSPVSFGQLAKHTYQPFLIMFSIPAVFYMAVEYGIMTACTTVPVTTLSSVMTLPPYNFGSAQIGLMGIPPFVGACLSAITCGPLSDVIVLYLARRNGGIFEPEMRLWLCLVFVPFVPAGLFMFGIGLDRGSHWLLPAFGLGISAFGIVPASSAALTYLTDAYTDIIADSIVALTFTRNVISTIFVFALQPWVDRVGLDWFYVTFGLITMLTMMGNLGFICFGKTFRVKLAGRYRRFSQEVSI; encoded by the exons ATGTCGTCTAGCCAAAATATTGATCCTGCCTGGCCACCGGGAACCGTTCGGCTCGAAG ACCTCTCACAGTCTGAGGTCATCCTAGAGCCGAGACCAAGCAGAGACCCGAATGACCCCTTG AACTGGCCGCAATGGAGGAAACATCTCAACTTTGGACTTGTTTCTTACTACGTTGTAATGGTCATGGCGCT GGTCAATGTTGCAACGGTGACCTGGGGCCCTCTCAATCTCGAGCTCAACTTCACCTTCGCACTGCTTAACGATAGTTACGCGGCCGGCTGTGGAGCGTTGGCCATCGGCGGGGTATTCCTGATACCATTCGCTCTGAAATTCGGCAGACGGCCAGTCTATGTCTTGAGCACGGCGATCCAGTGCGGAATCAGCGTCTGGTCTGCCCGCATGCAAAATGTGGTAGACCTTATGCTGGTTAATATTCTCAGCTGTATCGTGGGCGCGCTCGCCGAGGTGATGGTGCAGATGACAGTCGCCGATGTCTATTTTGTGCATGAGCGAGGCCTGATGAACACCATCTATTACTGGTTCATGACTGTCGGCACCACCCTGGCCCCCCTAGCTGGCGGGTATATTACTCTTTCCCagggctggcgctgggtgtggtggtggatggctATTTTGTTTGGCGCTGGGCTTGTggcctttttcttcctttatGAAGAAACGATGTTCAGTGCCTCGCTTATTGATGGCGTTCCAGTCATCAATGAGGCAGTTCCGGAGCGTAATTCTTCGAAAAAGGAGTCCGGGGCCCCAGTTCCCCAAAACATCAACGCTGCCAAGGACGAGACAATGCCATACGACCCCGTCCACATCGACTACTCCATTCCAAAGAAAACATACTGGCGGAAACTGGCCCTGTGGGCCAACTCACCAGTATCATTCGGTCAGCTCGCGAAACACACATACCAGCCATTCCTTATCATGTTTAGCATCCCGGCCGTCTTCTACATGGCGGTCGAATATGGAATCATGACCGCCTGCACAACAGTCCCCGTAACGACCCTCTCATCCGTCATGACATTGCCACCCTATAATTTCGGCTCTGCCCAAATCGGCCTAATGGGGATACCGCCATTCGTTGGTGCCTGCTTATCAGCCATTACCTGCGGCCCACTTAGCGATGTGATTGTCCTTTACCTGGCAAGGCGAAACGGTGGTATCTTTGAGCCGGAAAtgcggctttggctttgtttGGTGTTTGTCCCCTTCGTCCCCGCGGGCCTCTTCATGTTTGGAATTGGCCTTGATCGTGGCTCGCACTGGCTTTTACCGGCTTTTGGGCTGGGGATTAGCGCGTTTGGGATTGTCCCGGCGAGCAGTGCGGCACTCACCTACCTTACGGATGCGTATACAGAT ATAATTGCCGACTCGATCGTCGCCCTGACGTTCACCCGAAACGTCATTTCCACTATCTTTGTCTTTGCTCTCCAGCCGTGGGTTGACCGCGTCGGCCTGGATTGGTTTTACGTCACATTCGGATTGATAACAATGCTGACCATGATGGGCAATCTGGGCTTCATTTGCTTTGGGAAAACGTTCAGGGTTAAGTTGGCGGGGAGGTATAGGCGATTTTCGCAGGAAGTGTCAATATAA
- a CDS encoding uncharacterized protein (COG:S;~EggNog:ENOG410PTWX;~InterPro:IPR021858;~PFAM:PF11951), with translation MQVPPYNSLAVSPSARGTCLDEPSNTELSAPLLYPEPTTLPLYAGVIPAASSQLFDLLRTKWLRQLIRPLAYDSLIELYHQESMAMAMYTPFYMHALLACCAAEYPVDDANGSAREEFSRLSRKHYICSITGLREALRTAESNIHREGIIRTVLILCIFERAKPWPSSGVGAHLSGLAQLIQSESAWGTLDCPVSTVGVAQRRIVLEGFVFHAATSVPFQPLSDQQSNLDWTMRFAQTKLESMFSEGSAVKPDSPVLGVEPKLFVLVRELSLMHREYEQSHADCNNPRLQRGQTLSAMQEQLSVYRRLYSTAPCRSPNYLAPRTQTLSSGYADASGNNPLLIGPLLYITAAEILLSDILGNATAQNHFVSALSIPGLVLEGVELVRQLDPTKDYYAEYYGWPIYVLAKFVSREQDRKCLLSQVNAFWQETRSGTMARLADILGNGDRIST, from the exons ATGCAGGTGCCTCCATACAACAGCCTAGCGGTATCACCATCTGCGAGGGGTACCTGCTTGGACGAACCCTCTAACACAGAGCTGTCAGCTCCACTATTGTATCCAGAGCCCACCACACTGCCATTATATGCCGGGGTAATCCCCGCAGCAAGCAGTCAGCTCTTTGACCTATTACGAACGAAATGGCTCCGCCAGCTGATTCGGCCTCTGGCATATGACTCGCTGATCGAATTATACCACCAGGAATCAatggccatggcgatgtACACGCCATTCTACATGCACGCTCTGCTGGCTTGCTGTGCAGCCGAATACCCGGTTGACGATGCTAATGGCAGCGCCAGGGAGGAGTTTTCGCGGTTATCCAGGAAGCATTATATTTGTTCCATTACGGGTCTTCGGGAGGCTCTTAGGACTGCTGAGTCCAACATCCATAGAGAAGGGATTATTCGTACTGTTCTCATACTTTGTATATTCGAA AGAGCTAAACCTTGGCCATCCAGTGGAGTTGGTGCGCACCTTTCTGGACTCGCTCAGTTGATACAATCCGAGTCCGCATGGGGGACACTGGACTGTCCAGTATCTACCGTTGGAGTTGCTCAACGTCGCATTGTACTAGAGGGCTTCGTATTCCACGCGGCAACTAGCGTTCCCTTCCAGCCGCTCTCGGATCAGCAGTCCAACTTGGACTGGACGATGCGGTTTGCGCAGACCAAGCTTGAAAGTATGTTTAGTGAAGGAAGTGCGGTGAAACCTGATTCGCCAGTATTGGGTGTTGAACCGAAGCTATTCGTACTCGTCCGTGAACTCTCTTTGATGCATCGAGAATATGAACAGTCCCACGCGGACTGCAATAatcctcgtcttcaacgAGGCCAAACCCTCAGCGCAATGCAAGAGCAGCTCTCAGTATATCGCCGTCTTTACTCGACGGCCCCATGCCGTTCACCAAACTATTTGGCACCGCGAACCCAGACTCTATCGTCAGGCTATGCAGATGCCAGTGGTAACAACCCACTTTTAATCGGACCATTGTTATACATCACCGCCGCCGAGATTTTACTCTCCGACATATTAGGCAATGCAACCGCACAGAACCATTTCGTGTCTGCGTTGAGTATCCCAGGACTAGTCCTAGAAGGAGTCGAACTCGTTCGCCAACTCGACCCGACGAAGGACTATTATGCGGAATATTACGGATGGCCTATCTACGTTCTAGCGAAGTTTGTTTCACGCGAGCAAGACCGAAAGTGTCTTCTGTCTCAGGTGAATGCGTTTTGGCAGGAGACGAGGAGTGGCACAATGGCTAGATTAGCGGATATACTGGGTAATGGTGATAGGATATCTACGTAA